The proteins below come from a single Mangifera indica cultivar Alphonso chromosome 16, CATAS_Mindica_2.1, whole genome shotgun sequence genomic window:
- the LOC123199579 gene encoding ethylene-responsive transcription factor ERF109-like — MEKQPFKKLKLEAERLRAEKEHNIIVSALTHVITGDFQSINNHEQLYTMLPLPPDGDTCQVCKIKGCLGCNLFPSAEDDGNVVKEDTNEKKRIKYRGVRERPSGKWASEIWDPSRREKVWLGTFETKEAAARAHDKAAIEFRHLRGLKTKLNFPFSDYNATYRHHGNGNGEH, encoded by the coding sequence ATGGAGAAGCAGCCCTTCAAAAAACTGAAACTGGAAGCTGAACGACTTCGAGCCGAAAAGGAACACAATATCATCGTCTCTGCTCTTACTCACGTAATCACAGGCGACTTTCAAAGTATCAACAACCATGAACAATTATACACAATGTTACCACTGCCGCCGGATGGTGACACTTGTCAGGTATGCAAAATCAAGGGCTGTTTAGGCTGCAATCTCTTCCCCTCTGCTGAAGACGATGGAAATGTTGTAAAAGAGGACACAAATGAGAAGAAGAGGATCAAGTACAGAGGTGTTAGAGAGAGGCCATCGGGCAAATGGGCATCTGAGATTTGGGATCCATCACGAAGAGAAAAAGTGTGGCTTGGCACGTTCGAGACGAAGGAGGCTGCTGCCAGGGCTCATGATAAGGCAGCCATTGAATTTCGTCACTTGCGTGGACTTAAAACCAAGCTTAATTTTCCGTTTTCCGACTACAATGCCACTTACAGGCACCATGGGAATGGAAACGGAGAGCATTAA